Part of the Verrucomicrobiota bacterium genome, AGGAGAAGAAGCGGTGAGAAACTTTCCCCCGTGTATCCCGATGTTGTTGGTAGGGCGGGCCTGTCCCAGCCCGCCGCCCACGGGATGCAAAAAATCATGCTCCGGCGGCGCGCCGGGACGGACGCGCACTACCTGCATCACCGGCAACATCGGGATGCACCGAACTTTCCCGCGGAGCATCCGCGGGTTGTCGGTGCTGCGAGGGGCAGCGCCGGAGCGCGGCATGCACGCTCCTTCAGGCTTGGCCGGCGATCCGGCACGGCGAATCCGGAAAGGCGGACGGTGAAGACGCGCCTGTTCCGCGGACGTCCAGGCACAAGACCGCTCCGGATGACCGTGAGGGTGGGGGGAGCCTTCGGCTTGGATTAATTTGTTGACATATCAACAATATGGACCTAAACAGACGACATGGCAACGAGATCCGGCTCCTCCGTGCGAGGCGAGTATTACGAGGCGCTGCTCGAGTTCTTGCGCGTCGCGGAGACGATTTGGGAAGCGAGCCGCCTTTTCTTCGGGCGGTGGGATCTCAGCCCGAGCCAGTTCAACGTGCTCAACGTCCTGCGGGAGCGCGCCAAGGGCATGAGCCAGGTGGAACTCAGCCGGGCCTTGATCACGCACCGATCGAACGTGACCGGACTCGTGGACCGTTTGGAGAAACGAGGGTTGGTTGCCCGTCGCGAGGGGGAGGGAGATCGCCGGGCCTACTGCGTGGTTCTGACCCCGGACGGCCGGCGCTTGATGGAGGAGATTCTTCCCGGGTATCACGCTGCCGTGGAGGCGTTGTGGATCGGCATTTCGCCGCATCAGGCGAAGGCGTTGGTGAGGCAATTGAAGCCGGTGGGGGAACGTGCGCGGCAAGCGGCGCAAGCCCGCTCGCGGTCCAACGGTGGATCATCCACCGGCCATCCCTCCGTCTGAAATCGATTTTTCTATGAGAATTATCCTGCGATCATTGCTCAAACTGTGGTTCCGTTTTCGGATCACGGGCGCGGATTCCCTGTCGGCCAAGGGGCCGGTCCTGCTGATCCCGAACCACGCATCCTGGATCGACTGGCTGTTCCTGGGCGCGGTGCTCGAGGACGACTGGAAGTTCGTGGTTTCGAGCGTTGCGGCCGAGTACTCGCTGTTGCACCGGAAGCTCATGGTGAACTCGAGAACCTTTCCAATCGACACGAATTCGCCCTATGCCGTGAAGCGCATGGCCGAGTATCTTCAGGCGGGCGGACGGTTGGTGCTTTTCGCGGAGGGCCGAATCACGAACACGGGATCCCTGATGAAGGTTTTTGACGGCACCGGCTTTCTGCTGTTCAAGACCAAG contains:
- a CDS encoding MarR family transcriptional regulator; this encodes MATRSGSSVRGEYYEALLEFLRVAETIWEASRLFFGRWDLSPSQFNVLNVLRERAKGMSQVELSRALITHRSNVTGLVDRLEKRGLVARREGEGDRRAYCVVLTPDGRRLMEEILPGYHAAVEALWIGISPHQAKALVRQLKPVGERARQAAQARSRSNGGSSTGHPSV